A genome region from Sphingobium sp. CR2-8 includes the following:
- a CDS encoding response regulator, which yields MSLGQQLHPHLPFLRRYARALTGSQNHGDAYVRAALEAIVAAPEEFPSDVDPRLGLYKTFQAIWSSAHLEDLPVSAGGGREAVAQARLARLTPLPRQALLLTALEGFTVDDVAYLIDLDSADVEALVEEALGEIESQTRAKVLIIEDEPIIAMDIETIVRDLGHDVTAIAVTREDAVREALADRPGLVLADIQLADDSSGIDAVKDILAEFSVPVIFITAFPERLLTGERPEPTFLITKPFQRSTVKAAISQALFFDEATAPA from the coding sequence ATGTCGCTTGGACAGCAACTGCACCCCCATCTTCCGTTCCTGCGGCGTTATGCGCGGGCGCTGACCGGCAGTCAGAATCATGGCGACGCCTATGTGCGCGCCGCGCTGGAAGCGATCGTCGCCGCACCGGAAGAATTTCCCAGCGACGTCGATCCGCGCCTGGGCCTCTACAAGACGTTCCAGGCCATATGGTCTTCGGCGCATCTGGAAGATCTGCCCGTGTCCGCCGGTGGTGGGCGTGAAGCCGTTGCGCAGGCGCGCCTTGCCCGCCTGACGCCGCTCCCGCGACAGGCGCTGCTGCTGACCGCGCTGGAAGGCTTCACCGTCGACGACGTCGCCTATCTGATCGATCTCGACAGCGCCGATGTCGAGGCTCTGGTCGAGGAGGCACTGGGCGAGATCGAGTCCCAGACCCGTGCGAAGGTGCTGATTATCGAGGATGAGCCGATCATCGCGATGGATATCGAAACCATCGTGCGCGATCTCGGCCATGACGTCACCGCCATCGCCGTGACCCGCGAAGACGCGGTGCGTGAAGCGCTGGCCGATCGGCCCGGCCTTGTTCTGGCGGACATCCAGTTGGCCGACGACAGCAGCGGCATCGACGCCGTGAAGGACATTCTTGCCGAATTTTCGGTGCCGGTCATCTTCATCACCGCCTTCCCCGAACGGCTGCTGACGGGCGAGCGGCCGGAACCGACCTTCCTCATCACCAAGCCGTTCCAGCGGTCAACGGTCAAGGCCGCGATTTCGCAGGCGCTTTTCTTCGACGAAGCGACCGCGCCGGCCTGA
- a CDS encoding NepR family anti-sigma factor, with protein MADDDKDADAPRKAQVKGAAASRKRQSAAAKEDAHVSQVLRTVYQRAVDEDIPSEMLDLLSKLD; from the coding sequence GTGGCCGACGACGACAAGGACGCCGACGCGCCTCGAAAAGCGCAGGTGAAGGGCGCAGCCGCGTCCAGAAAGCGCCAGTCCGCCGCTGCGAAGGAAGACGCCCATGTTTCGCAGGTTCTGCGCACCGTCTATCAGCGTGCGGTGGATGAAGATATTCCGTCTGAAATGCTGGATCTGCTGAGCAAGCTGGACTGA
- a CDS encoding sigma-70 family RNA polymerase sigma factor codes for MDDDVDAINGIEERAALSDTDFKRELAAVIPHLRAFGRSLSGNRDVADDLVQETLLKAWAARNRFQAGTNMRAWTFIILRNHYLSQMRRSRFRGDWDDLTAERILAAPAGQDKHVELSDMQRALLQLPQPQREALILVGAGGFAYEEAAEICGVAVGTIKSRVARGRAALEQILESGDLPSRRTQVTTDTAVLDEIMDDVDRLSRGRTADDH; via the coding sequence ATGGATGACGACGTTGACGCGATCAACGGCATAGAAGAACGCGCGGCGCTGTCCGATACCGACTTTAAGCGTGAGCTAGCGGCGGTCATCCCGCATCTGCGCGCCTTTGGCCGATCGCTCTCGGGCAATCGCGACGTCGCCGACGATCTCGTGCAGGAAACCCTGCTCAAGGCATGGGCGGCGCGTAACCGCTTTCAGGCGGGCACCAATATGCGCGCCTGGACCTTCATCATCCTGCGCAACCATTATCTCTCGCAGATGCGCCGGTCGCGCTTTCGTGGCGATTGGGACGATCTGACGGCGGAACGCATCCTCGCGGCGCCGGCGGGTCAGGACAAGCATGTCGAATTGTCCGATATGCAGCGCGCGCTTCTCCAACTGCCCCAGCCCCAGCGCGAAGCGCTGATCCTGGTGGGCGCGGGCGGCTTTGCCTATGAAGAAGCAGCGGAAATTTGCGGCGTCGCCGTCGGCACTATCAAAAGCCGCGTCGCGCGTGGTCGTGCTGCGCTGGAACAGATATTGGAAAGCGGCGATCTGCCATCGCGCCGGACCCAGGTGACGACCGACACGGCCGTGCTGGACGAAATCATGGACGACGTCGATCGCCTCAGCCGTGGACGTACTGCCGACGACCATTGA